The following are encoded together in the Syntrophorhabdaceae bacterium genome:
- a CDS encoding DUF120 domain-containing protein codes for MRIEGRIVKGVGESKGFLSIGWVAEALTEAFRFVPFPGTLNITLDDPDIQAVLKEKGPIRLAHRTEGFCDAILVRGMLNGKYECGVVIPLVENYDRRLLEVVAPVHLKETLHINDGDMVSLELEINQVMNKGE; via the coding sequence ATGCGGATCGAGGGCAGGATCGTAAAAGGCGTGGGGGAATCCAAGGGCTTTCTCTCCATAGGCTGGGTGGCCGAGGCCCTCACCGAGGCCTTCCGGTTCGTCCCCTTTCCCGGCACTCTCAACATCACCCTCGATGATCCGGACATACAGGCTGTTCTGAAGGAAAAAGGGCCGATCAGGCTCGCCCACAGGACCGAGGGGTTCTGCGACGCAATCCTTGTCAGGGGAATGCTCAACGGTAAATACGAGTGCGGGGTCGTCATCCCCCTCGTGGAGAATTATGACCGGCGGCTCCTCGAAGTGGTGGCGCCCGTGCATCTGAAAGAGACCCTTCACATCAACGACGGCGACATGGTATCCTTGGAGCTGGAGATAAATCAGGTTATGAACAAGGGAGAATGA
- a CDS encoding UbiD family decarboxylase, whose product MIDSLRDYLTVMEGAGRLLTIRETVRRDDIPELVERLSPARKALLFETVEGYKCRVAANIAPDHDIFNEIFGSENPYDYFAKNIQKTEKTVRVEERELETIGMEGKDLIDLLPILKHYQLDSAPYITSAIVSALDPETGECGRGVHRMEYRGGNRLGVSLLNPPLTTIHQKYLAVGGKMPVSITIGVDPGLFISMALKPSAGRDKLETAGGLKGTGVKVIPSFDSSIEVPACGEFLLEGWVDESRSQKDGPLGEISGYYLSLEKTPTVVVERLSFRKEPIYHALLPTSPEADMYLTFVSRAHIEEHAKRLFPFVIDLTFIEKTFGSSLVVTVRRGEKFKVRNFMLFLLSFPMVKKVVIVDEDVNPKDLRDVEWAVITRCRAGEDMMVLGPLQGQPIDPTAQEVYGVTKIGINATTAGKNIEERAFVSPGDRERVQGILESMGGAV is encoded by the coding sequence ATGATCGATTCTTTGAGGGACTACCTTACGGTGATGGAGGGGGCGGGCAGGCTCCTTACCATCAGGGAGACGGTCCGCAGGGATGATATCCCTGAGCTGGTCGAGCGCCTCTCTCCGGCCCGGAAGGCCCTCTTGTTCGAAACAGTGGAAGGTTACAAGTGCCGCGTCGCGGCGAACATCGCGCCGGATCATGACATTTTTAACGAGATCTTCGGCTCCGAAAACCCTTACGACTATTTCGCAAAGAATATTCAGAAGACGGAAAAGACGGTACGGGTAGAGGAGAGGGAGCTTGAGACTATCGGGATGGAGGGGAAGGACCTCATCGACTTGCTCCCCATCCTCAAGCATTATCAATTGGATTCGGCGCCCTACATCACGAGCGCCATTGTCTCGGCCCTCGACCCGGAGACAGGGGAGTGCGGCCGGGGCGTGCACCGGATGGAATACCGAGGAGGGAACAGGCTGGGGGTGAGTCTCCTCAACCCGCCCCTCACTACGATTCACCAGAAGTACCTGGCCGTCGGCGGGAAGATGCCGGTGAGCATCACCATCGGCGTTGACCCGGGGCTTTTTATCTCCATGGCCCTGAAACCTTCGGCGGGCCGTGATAAATTGGAGACGGCCGGCGGGTTGAAGGGCACGGGCGTGAAGGTGATCCCCTCCTTCGATTCCTCCATAGAGGTGCCCGCGTGCGGGGAGTTTCTGCTGGAGGGATGGGTGGATGAGAGCCGAAGCCAAAAGGATGGACCCCTCGGTGAGATAAGCGGCTATTACCTGTCTCTCGAAAAGACGCCTACCGTAGTTGTAGAGAGGCTCTCTTTCCGTAAGGAGCCGATCTATCATGCGCTCCTTCCCACGAGCCCGGAAGCGGACATGTACCTCACCTTCGTAAGCCGGGCCCACATCGAAGAGCACGCCAAGAGGCTTTTCCCATTTGTCATCGACCTCACGTTCATCGAGAAGACCTTCGGCTCCTCCCTCGTGGTCACCGTCCGAAGGGGCGAAAAATTCAAAGTGCGCAACTTCATGCTCTTTCTCCTCTCTTTCCCTATGGTAAAGAAGGTGGTGATAGTGGATGAAGACGTGAACCCGAAAGACTTAAGAGACGTGGAATGGGCCGTTATCACGAGGTGCAGGGCCGGCGAGGATATGATGGTCCTCGGCCCTCTTCAGGGGCAACCAATCGATCCTACGGCGCAGGAGGTGTACGGCGTCACAAAGATAGGAATAAATGCCACCACGGCGGGCAAGAATATTGAGGAGAGGGCCTTTGTTTCACCCGGGGACAGGGAAAGGGTTCAAGGGATATTGGAATCCATGGGAGGTGCGGTATGA
- a CDS encoding UbiX family flavin prenyltransferase has product MTKIVVGISGATGVVYGVRMLRALCECGVETHLVITQSGMKNMQIETNYTMADITPYASRIYDIDDVGAAIASGSFKMDGMVVAPCSIKTLSAIANSFNYNLLIRAADVSLKERRRLVLMVRETPFHEGHLELMMKVTRMGGVIMPPIPAFYHMPQTIDDLIDQSVGKALDLFCIDGKLFRRWGTPEEMRIVNSQK; this is encoded by the coding sequence ATGACTAAGATTGTGGTGGGAATATCGGGCGCCACAGGGGTGGTATACGGGGTGAGGATGCTCAGGGCCCTGTGTGAGTGCGGGGTGGAGACCCACCTCGTGATTACCCAGTCGGGTATGAAGAACATGCAGATCGAGACGAACTACACGATGGCCGATATTACCCCGTATGCATCACGAATTTATGACATTGACGACGTGGGGGCGGCGATTGCGAGCGGCTCCTTTAAGATGGACGGCATGGTGGTGGCCCCCTGCTCGATAAAGACCCTTTCGGCTATTGCCAACTCCTTTAATTACAACCTTCTCATCCGTGCTGCCGACGTGAGCCTGAAGGAGAGACGAAGGCTCGTGCTCATGGTGCGGGAGACGCCTTTTCATGAGGGTCACCTCGAGCTCATGATGAAAGTGACGAGGATGGGCGGCGTGATCATGCCCCCGATCCCTGCCTTCTACCACATGCCCCAGACAATAGACGACCTTATCGACCAGAGCGTAGGGAAAGCCCTCGACCTCTTTTGTATTGACGGGAAACTCTTCAGAAGGTGGGGAACCCCGGAAGAGATGAGGATAGTTAACAGCCAGAAGTGA
- the ppcA gene encoding phenylphosphate carboxylase subunit alpha yields the protein MAYKYYKDNRAYINALLQTGDAVVVNEEVDWDMELGAIVRRICERKGPSPYFKNIKDYPGFEALGAPIANYRKLAIAMGLEPETPVPGIAAEYLRRAATAPIMPRIIDKKEAPCKEVVLLGDDADIMNLPAPMVHDGDGGRYICTWHFVVAKDLDTPFVNWGMYRQMLFDEKTMVGPVLPFSDMGKMFHNKYAPRNIPMPFATVISPDPLAAIASCAPTSLPEDQFTSMLMGEPVEVVKCETSDLYVPAHAEIIIEGVVVPNVMIEEAPFGEYTGYRTSPREKRTVYRVKAITMRKNPIMSVSNMGVPTDEGQLLRSFSLALEMDKLLKEQGIPITGVYMLPESTHHLVVVGVKPSYANIATQIGQIVFGSKLGPWFHMCIVVDDKTDIYNKDEVIHALCTRCHPTKGITVTPNGVGTPLNPYAWPEERQYGRGGKVVFDCLFPPEWPASMIPIKVSFDNVYPKHIQEKVISKWHQYGFED from the coding sequence ATGGCTTACAAATACTACAAAGACAACAGGGCATACATAAACGCACTCCTGCAGACGGGCGACGCGGTAGTGGTGAACGAAGAGGTGGATTGGGACATGGAGCTGGGCGCCATCGTGCGCCGGATCTGTGAGAGGAAAGGACCTTCCCCCTATTTCAAGAATATAAAGGATTACCCCGGATTCGAGGCTCTGGGCGCGCCCATCGCCAATTACAGGAAGCTTGCCATCGCCATGGGTCTCGAGCCCGAGACGCCGGTACCGGGGATCGCGGCCGAATACCTGAGAAGGGCGGCCACGGCGCCTATCATGCCGAGGATCATCGATAAAAAGGAGGCGCCCTGCAAAGAGGTGGTGCTCTTGGGCGACGACGCGGACATCATGAACCTCCCCGCGCCCATGGTCCATGACGGCGACGGGGGCAGGTACATCTGCACCTGGCACTTCGTCGTAGCCAAGGACCTCGATACGCCTTTTGTCAACTGGGGTATGTACCGGCAGATGCTCTTCGACGAGAAGACCATGGTGGGACCGGTCCTGCCCTTTTCCGATATGGGCAAGATGTTCCACAACAAGTATGCGCCCCGGAACATCCCCATGCCCTTCGCCACCGTCATAAGCCCCGATCCTCTCGCGGCAATCGCGAGCTGCGCGCCCACGTCTCTGCCTGAAGACCAGTTCACGAGCATGCTCATGGGCGAGCCGGTAGAGGTGGTCAAATGCGAGACCAGCGACCTCTACGTGCCGGCCCACGCGGAGATCATCATCGAAGGCGTAGTGGTGCCGAACGTGATGATCGAGGAAGCGCCTTTCGGCGAGTATACGGGGTACAGGACGAGCCCCAGGGAAAAACGGACCGTCTACCGCGTGAAGGCGATCACCATGAGAAAGAACCCCATTATGTCGGTCTCGAATATGGGCGTGCCCACGGATGAGGGACAGCTCCTGCGCTCCTTCTCCCTTGCCCTCGAGATGGATAAGCTTTTGAAGGAGCAGGGTATCCCCATCACAGGGGTCTACATGTTGCCCGAATCGACCCATCACCTGGTGGTAGTGGGGGTAAAGCCGAGCTATGCGAATATCGCCACCCAGATAGGACAGATCGTCTTCGGAAGTAAACTCGGGCCCTGGTTCCACATGTGCATTGTGGTAGATGACAAGACGGACATTTACAATAAGGACGAGGTCATCCATGCCCTGTGCACCCGCTGCCATCCGACAAAAGGCATTACAGTGACGCCGAACGGAGTGGGGACACCCCTCAACCCCTATGCCTGGCCGGAGGAGCGGCAGTACGGCAGGGGTGGAAAAGTCGTTTTCGACTGCCTTTTCCCGCCCGAGTGGCCCGCGTCGATGATACCCATAAAGGTCTCTTTCGACAATGTATATCCGAAACACATACAGGAGAAGGTAATCTCCAAGTGGCACCAATACGGGTTCGAAGACTAG
- a CDS encoding phenylphosphate carboxylase subunit gamma, which yields MAEYDTYINTDFADLKEDVELTGVIRDLAPGRRKYRSTYARFMVSKTADKYKDKLQVRLGRGQLVDTPCSIEVIETFNVIPKGL from the coding sequence ATGGCTGAATATGATACCTACATAAATACCGATTTTGCAGACCTGAAGGAAGACGTGGAGCTGACCGGCGTCATACGGGACCTCGCGCCCGGCAGGAGGAAATACCGCTCCACCTACGCGCGTTTCATGGTATCGAAAACCGCCGATAAATATAAGGACAAGCTCCAGGTGCGCCTGGGCAGGGGACAGCTCGTTGATACACCCTGTTCCATAGAGGTGATCGAGACCTTCAACGTCATACCGAAGGGCCTCTGA